Proteins encoded in a region of the Leifsonia sp. PS1209 genome:
- a CDS encoding ATP-binding cassette domain-containing protein: MTTLEFRNVTKVYNVRGSGQLRALDDVSFTLSSHQTIGLVGQSGSGKSTIAKILTQLETPTSGDVLLDGVPIPRSGRRLRSYRQQLRMVFQDPFASLNPSHSIRHHIERPLRLDNVVPRSEVDAEVRRLLLRVRLDADAVIDRRPHELSGGQRQRVAIARALASRPALLVADEPVSMLDVSIRLGVLNLLSDLQREEGLGVLYITHDLATARHFSDEIMVLNQGRVVERGTADDVILRPSDPYTRELRAASPDPEKFFRELSAQNSGGAR, translated from the coding sequence ATGACGACCCTCGAATTCAGGAACGTCACCAAGGTCTACAACGTCCGCGGTTCCGGACAGCTCCGAGCGCTCGACGACGTGAGCTTCACGCTGTCGTCGCACCAGACCATCGGCCTGGTCGGCCAGTCGGGGAGCGGCAAGTCCACGATCGCCAAGATCCTGACCCAGCTGGAGACCCCGACGAGCGGCGATGTACTGCTCGACGGCGTCCCGATCCCGCGGAGCGGACGGCGGCTGCGGAGCTACCGCCAGCAGCTGCGGATGGTGTTCCAGGACCCGTTCGCCTCGCTGAACCCGTCCCACTCGATCCGCCACCACATCGAGCGCCCGCTGCGACTCGACAACGTCGTCCCGCGCTCCGAGGTGGATGCGGAGGTGCGGAGGTTGCTGCTCCGCGTGCGCCTGGATGCTGACGCCGTGATCGACCGCCGCCCGCACGAGCTCTCCGGCGGTCAGCGGCAGCGCGTCGCCATCGCCAGGGCGCTGGCATCCCGCCCCGCCCTCCTGGTGGCGGACGAGCCGGTCTCGATGCTCGACGTGTCGATCCGCCTCGGCGTGCTCAACCTCCTCTCCGACCTGCAGAGGGAGGAAGGGCTCGGCGTCCTCTACATCACCCACGACCTGGCCACCGCTCGCCACTTCAGCGACGAGATCATGGTGCTCAACCAGGGCAGGGTCGTCGAACGCGGGACGGCCGACGACGTCATCCTCCGTCCGAGCGACCCGTACACGCGCGAGTTGCGCGCCGCTTCGCCGGACCCGGAGAAGTTCTTCCGGGAACTGTCCGCCCAGAACTCGGGAGGTGCGCGATGA
- a CDS encoding alpha/beta hydrolase codes for MRGATRAHGVRRILIACGASVLAVAAVVVAPAGGQQSSSLVLHQLASLEGSAVDAVISEHPDQILELLNSLPRQAAREWPALPAAARSRLERDLPSLVGNLDGVSYTVRDRANRRALTEQLAAARAAVRTHPSGQAGLLSLAAYTAISAALHAKTHPSRHLIEFVPGVRPTAAIAVGNPETASMVTWAVPGMGTYATDMQLWALAAQNLWGSQRDAAAPADHAVIAWMGYVVPPVGIDAALGEYATRGAPELTEAIQGLAASRSHDAPTLNVVAHSYGTTMAADALADTPLGVSTFVMLGSAGVEERIPTAAALHAGAVFAGEAAADAEAGLGRASRSDPRSPGFGAHVLPVDGDRAAGLAAVTGHAPILHSAYNDDIRSAVWTAIPAPQDRQKAFLAHLAEHGYLDVGTQSLREVGLVTAVARAPVPAPGGTLAGWEGPP; via the coding sequence ATGAGGGGTGCGACTCGGGCTCACGGTGTGCGGCGCATCCTGATCGCGTGCGGCGCGTCGGTGCTCGCCGTCGCCGCGGTGGTCGTCGCCCCCGCGGGCGGCCAGCAGTCGAGTTCGCTGGTCCTGCACCAGCTGGCCTCGCTCGAGGGCAGCGCGGTGGACGCCGTCATCTCCGAGCATCCCGACCAGATCCTCGAGCTGCTGAACTCCTTGCCCCGGCAGGCGGCACGGGAGTGGCCTGCGTTGCCGGCGGCAGCGCGCAGCCGGCTGGAGCGCGACCTGCCCAGTCTGGTCGGAAACCTGGACGGCGTCTCGTACACGGTTCGCGACCGGGCCAACCGGCGTGCGCTGACCGAGCAGCTGGCCGCGGCCAGGGCTGCCGTCAGGACGCACCCGTCGGGACAGGCGGGGCTGCTGAGCCTGGCGGCGTACACGGCGATCTCCGCTGCGCTGCACGCGAAGACCCACCCGTCGCGGCATCTGATCGAATTCGTTCCCGGCGTGCGCCCGACCGCGGCCATCGCGGTGGGGAACCCGGAGACGGCGTCGATGGTCACCTGGGCCGTTCCCGGCATGGGCACGTACGCCACCGACATGCAGCTGTGGGCGCTGGCCGCGCAGAACCTGTGGGGTTCGCAACGGGATGCTGCTGCTCCGGCCGATCACGCGGTCATCGCCTGGATGGGGTACGTCGTGCCGCCGGTCGGCATCGACGCAGCACTGGGCGAATACGCGACGCGAGGGGCTCCGGAGCTCACCGAGGCGATCCAGGGTCTGGCCGCCTCCCGTTCCCACGATGCGCCCACCCTGAACGTGGTGGCGCACTCCTACGGCACGACGATGGCAGCGGACGCCCTGGCAGACACACCGCTCGGAGTGAGCACCTTCGTGATGCTCGGATCCGCCGGGGTCGAGGAGCGCATCCCCACCGCAGCCGCCCTGCACGCGGGAGCGGTGTTCGCCGGAGAGGCGGCAGCAGACGCGGAGGCCGGGCTCGGCAGGGCGAGCCGCTCCGACCCTCGCTCGCCGGGGTTCGGCGCCCACGTGCTCCCCGTCGACGGCGACCGGGCGGCCGGGCTGGCTGCCGTCACCGGCCATGCGCCGATCCTGCACTCCGCGTACAACGACGACATCCGGTCCGCCGTGTGGACGGCGATCCCCGCCCCGCAGGACAGGCAGAAGGCCTTCCTGGCGCACCTGGCCGAGCACGGCTACCTCGACGTGGGAACGCAGTCCCTCCGCGAGGTCGGCCTGGTCACCGCGGTCGCCCGTGCGCCGGTCCCTGCCCCCGGCGGTACTCTCGCAGGGTGGGAAGGACCACCATGA
- a CDS encoding acyl-CoA dehydrogenase family protein produces MTALSDTFDLAPLLTAEELGWQERARTFARERLLPVVDEDFENRHFRRELIAEFGAAGFLGMHLPDDGCAGAGAVSYGLVCHELEAVDSGWRTFVSVQGSLAMTAISRFGASDQKALLPAMARGELIGCFALTEPQGGSDPAAMTTTATRDGDDWLISGRKRWIGLAGVADVAVVWARTDDGIRGFVVDTASPGFTATIIDDKLSMRTSVQYEIDLDACRVPASAQLPDAVGLSAPFTCLNEARFGIVWGAMGAARSCIEVAVERATSREVFGSPIGSKQLIQQRLADMLVEYEKGMLLALHLGRLEERGAITPVQISVGKLNNVREALTIAHSARTILGGDGVTSAFPVMRHMANLESVRTYEGTDDIHTLVIGRSLTGLSAF; encoded by the coding sequence ATGACAGCACTCTCCGACACCTTCGACCTCGCACCGCTGCTCACCGCCGAGGAGCTGGGCTGGCAGGAGCGGGCGCGCACGTTCGCCCGCGAGCGCCTGCTCCCGGTGGTCGACGAGGACTTCGAGAACCGGCACTTCCGCCGCGAACTCATCGCCGAGTTCGGCGCCGCCGGGTTCCTCGGCATGCACCTCCCCGACGATGGCTGCGCCGGGGCCGGAGCCGTCAGCTACGGCCTGGTCTGCCACGAGCTGGAGGCCGTCGACAGCGGGTGGCGCACGTTCGTGTCCGTGCAGGGTTCGCTCGCCATGACCGCCATCTCGCGGTTCGGCGCGTCCGATCAGAAGGCCCTCCTCCCCGCGATGGCCCGCGGCGAGCTGATCGGCTGCTTCGCGCTGACCGAGCCGCAGGGCGGAAGCGACCCCGCCGCGATGACCACCACAGCCACGAGGGACGGCGACGACTGGCTGATCAGCGGGCGCAAACGCTGGATCGGCCTGGCGGGCGTCGCGGACGTCGCCGTGGTGTGGGCGCGCACCGACGACGGCATCCGGGGCTTCGTCGTCGACACCGCCTCCCCCGGCTTCACCGCCACGATCATCGACGACAAGCTCTCCATGCGCACCTCCGTGCAGTACGAGATCGACCTCGACGCGTGCCGTGTCCCCGCCTCGGCGCAGCTGCCGGATGCGGTCGGACTGTCCGCACCGTTCACGTGCCTCAACGAGGCGCGGTTCGGGATCGTCTGGGGCGCGATGGGCGCCGCCCGCAGCTGCATCGAGGTCGCTGTCGAGCGAGCGACGTCTCGCGAGGTGTTCGGCTCACCGATCGGCTCGAAACAGCTCATCCAGCAGCGCCTCGCCGACATGCTGGTCGAGTACGAGAAGGGCATGCTGCTCGCCCTGCACCTGGGTCGCCTGGAGGAGCGGGGAGCCATCACACCCGTGCAGATCAGCGTCGGCAAACTGAACAACGTGCGCGAGGCGCTGACCATCGCGCACAGCGCCCGGACGATCCTCGGCGGTGACGGTGTCACGAGCGCGTTCCCGGTGATGCGGCACATGGCCAACCTGGAGTCGGTGAGGACCTACGAGGGCACGGACGACATCCACACGCTCGTCATCGGCCGCTCGCTCACCGGCCTCTCGGCGTTCTGA
- a CDS encoding ABC transporter ATP-binding protein: MTDSLLSVRDFSVVYDVDPPVRAVKNVTIDIKRGEIVGLAGESGCGKTTLAYGVQRLLRPPAVITDGSVVFHDKSGDDIDINALEVEEMRRFRWDKISMVFQGAMNALNPVATIGAQLEDVFIVHRPELSRAERKKAVVELLEIVKVGGQRMRSYPHELSGGMRQRVMIAMALALRPQLMVMDEPTTALDVLVQREILRQISQLRHEFGFSVVFITHDLPLLLEISDRIAIMREGEIVELATAERIWNDPQHEYTKNLLASFPRLTGERGVVAR, from the coding sequence ATGACAGACAGCCTTCTTTCCGTGCGCGACTTTTCGGTCGTGTACGACGTCGATCCCCCTGTGCGGGCGGTCAAGAACGTCACCATCGACATCAAACGGGGCGAGATCGTCGGCCTCGCCGGGGAGAGCGGGTGCGGGAAGACCACGCTCGCATACGGCGTGCAGCGACTCCTCCGTCCGCCGGCGGTCATCACCGACGGAAGCGTCGTGTTCCACGACAAGAGCGGCGACGACATCGACATCAACGCCCTCGAGGTCGAGGAGATGCGCCGGTTCCGCTGGGACAAGATCTCGATGGTCTTCCAGGGGGCGATGAACGCCCTCAACCCGGTGGCGACCATCGGCGCCCAGCTCGAGGACGTGTTCATCGTGCACCGGCCGGAACTGAGCCGCGCCGAACGCAAGAAGGCCGTCGTCGAACTGCTGGAGATCGTCAAGGTGGGCGGTCAGCGGATGCGCTCGTACCCGCACGAGCTGTCCGGCGGTATGCGCCAGCGCGTGATGATCGCGATGGCGCTCGCCCTCCGGCCGCAGCTGATGGTGATGGACGAGCCGACGACCGCTCTGGATGTGCTCGTCCAGCGCGAGATCCTGCGGCAGATCTCCCAGCTCAGGCACGAGTTCGGTTTCTCCGTCGTCTTCATCACCCACGACCTCCCCCTCCTGCTGGAGATCAGCGACAGGATCGCGATCATGCGCGAGGGCGAGATCGTCGAGCTCGCGACCGCGGAGCGGATCTGGAACGACCCGCAGCACGAGTACACGAAGAACCTCCTGGCGTCGTTCCCGCGCCTGACCGGCGAGAGAGGAGTGGTCGCGCGATGA
- a CDS encoding ABC transporter permease, producing MTTPAERTSTLAQPVGVGAPETAAVLAGRPQQGSESPEKKTFWSQLKLSLAMFSNPKSATGLIILGVFVLVAIFAPLIAPYDPQAQNLSATLQPPSFQHLLGTTHIGQDVFSQLVYGTRGVLVVGFLATIMATIVAIAVGVTAGYLRGWKSEALSALSNVFLVIPGLPLMIIIASQFQDPPLVVIAAVLGLTGWAWGARVLRAQTMSLRNRDFIQAARANGEPLHRIILVEMLPNLLALIASSFVGTMTAAVLGLTTLAFIGVIPVSNLNWGTILFWAQQNNAFPDYWWWYVPAGLCIAILGVALSLVNFGIDEYVNPRLRSAGERARAMKRKGLNINATVTEVRTSRGTTSPGTTSEGAAE from the coding sequence ATGACCACCCCCGCAGAGAGAACATCCACGCTCGCGCAGCCGGTCGGCGTCGGAGCCCCGGAGACGGCGGCCGTCCTGGCCGGTCGTCCGCAGCAGGGCAGCGAGAGTCCGGAGAAGAAGACCTTCTGGTCGCAGCTCAAGCTGTCGCTGGCGATGTTCAGCAACCCGAAGTCCGCCACCGGGCTCATCATCCTCGGTGTGTTCGTGCTGGTCGCGATCTTCGCCCCGTTGATCGCCCCGTACGACCCCCAGGCGCAGAACCTGAGCGCGACACTTCAGCCGCCGTCGTTCCAGCACCTCCTCGGCACGACCCACATCGGCCAGGATGTGTTCAGCCAGCTCGTCTACGGCACCCGCGGCGTGCTCGTCGTCGGGTTCCTGGCCACGATCATGGCCACGATCGTCGCGATCGCGGTCGGCGTGACCGCCGGGTACCTGCGCGGCTGGAAGAGCGAGGCGCTGTCCGCGCTGTCGAACGTGTTCCTCGTCATCCCCGGGCTCCCGCTGATGATCATCATCGCGTCGCAGTTCCAGGATCCGCCGCTCGTCGTCATCGCCGCGGTGCTCGGTCTCACCGGATGGGCGTGGGGAGCGCGCGTGCTGCGTGCGCAGACCATGTCGCTGAGGAACCGCGACTTCATCCAGGCGGCGCGGGCGAACGGCGAACCGCTGCACCGCATCATCCTGGTGGAGATGCTGCCGAACCTGCTGGCGCTCATCGCGTCCAGCTTCGTCGGCACGATGACCGCGGCGGTCCTCGGCCTGACGACGCTCGCGTTCATCGGCGTCATCCCGGTGTCGAACCTCAACTGGGGCACCATCCTGTTCTGGGCGCAGCAGAACAACGCCTTCCCCGACTACTGGTGGTGGTACGTCCCCGCCGGACTGTGCATCGCCATCCTCGGGGTGGCCCTCTCTCTCGTCAACTTCGGCATCGACGAGTACGTCAACCCCCGGCTGCGCTCGGCCGGTGAGCGCGCTCGCGCCATGAAGCGGAAAGGTCTGAACATCAACGCCACCGTCACGGAGGTCCGCACCTCGCGGGGAACCACCTCGCCAGGAACCACCTCGGAAGGCGCTGCCGAATGA
- a CDS encoding isocitrate lyase/phosphoenolpyruvate mutase family protein: MTFTALHDQDIPLLLPNAWDVGSALAFVAAGFPAVGTTSFGVNASTGRPDAGGASRDATVALVGMLTALPVHISADIEDGYSDDPAEVADFVAGLGVAGVNLEDSADGRLVDPGIPAAKIAAIRRAAPDVFVNARIDSYWFHEDDTVAAVVERAKTYADAGANGIFVPGASDPATIEQLAAAIPLPLNVLVTPGLSLARLGELGVRRVSTGSLPYRVAIDAAVEVAAAVRDGRAVPSATSYAESQQRLLDFAALRRG, from the coding sequence ATGACGTTCACCGCACTGCACGATCAGGACATTCCGCTGCTGCTGCCGAACGCGTGGGACGTCGGCTCCGCGCTCGCCTTCGTCGCTGCGGGCTTCCCCGCGGTGGGCACGACGAGTTTCGGGGTCAACGCATCCACTGGCCGGCCGGACGCCGGGGGCGCGAGCAGGGATGCGACCGTCGCGCTGGTCGGGATGCTCACCGCCCTGCCCGTGCACATCTCCGCGGACATCGAGGACGGCTACAGCGACGACCCGGCCGAGGTGGCCGACTTCGTGGCGGGGCTCGGCGTCGCCGGCGTGAACCTCGAGGACTCGGCGGACGGGCGGCTCGTCGACCCCGGCATCCCCGCGGCGAAGATCGCGGCGATCCGGCGCGCGGCCCCCGACGTGTTCGTCAACGCCAGGATCGACTCGTACTGGTTCCACGAGGACGACACGGTCGCCGCCGTCGTCGAGCGGGCGAAGACGTACGCCGACGCGGGTGCCAACGGGATCTTCGTGCCGGGCGCCTCCGACCCGGCGACCATCGAACAGCTGGCCGCCGCCATCCCGCTCCCGCTCAACGTGCTCGTCACGCCGGGCCTGTCGCTGGCCAGACTCGGGGAGCTCGGCGTGCGGAGGGTGAGCACAGGGTCGCTGCCGTACCGCGTGGCGATCGACGCGGCGGTGGAGGTCGCTGCGGCCGTCCGGGACGGGCGTGCGGTGCCGTCGGCGACGTCGTACGCAGAGTCGCAGCAGCGGCTGCTGGACTTCGCGGCGCTGCGGAGAGGGTGA
- a CDS encoding ABC transporter permease, protein MSAETQTPVDKTPVDPTLVGTTAARTERSGPRIPWRFIGGRVAFYLFTLWAAITVNFFLPRMMKGDAVSSFMARSQGQLTPEAEKALRAMFGLDTSVPLWQQYLDYWNMLLHGNLGVSISTGMAPVGDAIASALPWTLGLVGVATIISFVIGTSLGAVIGWKRGSGLDAFVPVTTFLGTIPYFWLGLIFIAIFSTTLGWFPAGHAYEVGVEPGWNAEFISEVVSHAVLPVATIVVVSLGGWVLGMRNMMLTVLDEDYITVAQAKGMPNRRVLWRYAARNAVLPQIQSFALALGFIVGGTLVMEMVFSYPGIGLLLLNATNAKDYALMQGIFLVLVLAVLVANIIADIAYAILDPRTRQTEA, encoded by the coding sequence ATGAGCGCAGAGACCCAGACCCCCGTCGACAAGACCCCGGTCGACCCGACCCTCGTCGGCACGACCGCCGCCCGCACGGAGCGCAGCGGTCCGCGCATCCCGTGGCGGTTCATCGGCGGCCGGGTGGCGTTCTACCTGTTCACGCTGTGGGCCGCCATCACCGTCAACTTCTTCCTGCCGCGCATGATGAAGGGCGACGCGGTGTCGTCGTTCATGGCGCGCAGCCAGGGGCAGCTGACCCCGGAGGCGGAGAAAGCGCTGCGTGCGATGTTCGGCCTGGACACCTCCGTGCCGCTCTGGCAGCAGTACCTCGACTACTGGAACATGCTGCTGCACGGCAACCTGGGCGTCTCGATCTCCACGGGCATGGCGCCGGTGGGGGATGCGATCGCGTCCGCCCTGCCGTGGACCCTCGGACTGGTGGGCGTCGCCACGATCATCTCGTTCGTGATCGGCACCAGCCTCGGCGCGGTCATCGGCTGGAAGCGCGGCAGCGGCCTGGATGCGTTCGTGCCTGTCACGACGTTCCTCGGCACCATCCCGTACTTCTGGCTCGGCCTGATCTTCATCGCGATCTTCTCGACGACGCTCGGCTGGTTCCCCGCCGGGCACGCGTACGAGGTCGGTGTCGAACCCGGCTGGAACGCCGAGTTCATCTCGGAGGTGGTCTCGCACGCCGTGCTGCCGGTGGCGACCATCGTGGTCGTCTCGCTCGGCGGCTGGGTGCTCGGGATGCGCAACATGATGCTCACCGTGCTCGACGAGGACTACATCACGGTCGCGCAGGCCAAGGGCATGCCGAACCGCCGCGTGCTCTGGCGCTACGCCGCCCGGAACGCCGTGCTGCCGCAGATCCAGAGCTTCGCGCTCGCGCTCGGCTTCATCGTGGGCGGCACGCTCGTGATGGAGATGGTGTTCTCGTATCCCGGCATCGGGCTGCTGCTGCTCAACGCGACGAACGCCAAGGACTACGCGCTGATGCAGGGCATCTTCCTCGTCCTGGTGCTGGCGGTGCTGGTCGCGAACATCATCGCGGACATCGCATACGCCATCCTCGACCCGCGCACACGTCAGACGGAGGCCTGA
- a CDS encoding aldehyde dehydrogenase family protein: MAGPAPVEAAVTAAASSGFTATTRSERAAALVALAAALERASAELVAIAAAETHLTPGRLSGEVTRTANQLRFFAEVIEEGGYLEAAVDRADPSTVPPRPDLRRMLRPLGVVAVFTASNFPFAFSVLGNDTASAIAAGCPVVVKAHPGHPLLSRRTAELAREALAAAGIHPDAITLVEGMEAGVELVRHPLVTAVAFTGSERGGRALFEVAASRQQPIPFYGELGSINPVVITAAAASADAASLAAGLVEVVTRDAGQFCTKPGLVFVPAGHGFAAAVASELASAPAHPLLTDGMTSAFEQRVSALSRRDDLAVSRGPGDADARPAVVTADIAAFLADPDALLAECFGPLTVVVEYTAGDDLLPALGHLPASLTATIRSAPDEDVTWLAAILSPRCGRLVFDGWPTGVATGWAQHHGGAWPATTGSLHSSVGASSLRRFLTPVAYQNAPESVLPAELHDANPLHLPRRENGRLVPAARG, translated from the coding sequence ATGGCAGGACCGGCCCCCGTGGAGGCAGCGGTCACCGCCGCGGCCTCGTCCGGCTTCACCGCCACCACCCGCTCGGAGCGCGCCGCCGCCCTCGTCGCATTGGCCGCGGCGCTGGAGCGAGCGAGCGCCGAACTCGTCGCCATCGCCGCGGCCGAGACGCACCTGACGCCCGGCCGCCTCTCCGGCGAGGTCACGCGCACGGCGAACCAGCTGCGCTTCTTCGCCGAGGTGATCGAGGAGGGCGGCTATCTCGAAGCGGCGGTCGACCGCGCCGACCCGTCCACAGTTCCTCCGCGCCCCGACCTGCGGCGCATGCTGCGCCCGCTCGGCGTCGTGGCCGTGTTCACCGCCTCCAACTTCCCGTTCGCGTTCTCGGTGCTCGGCAACGACACCGCGTCCGCCATCGCGGCGGGGTGTCCCGTGGTGGTCAAGGCGCATCCAGGGCATCCGCTGCTCTCCCGCCGCACCGCGGAGCTGGCAAGGGAGGCGCTGGCCGCCGCGGGCATCCACCCCGATGCCATCACCCTCGTGGAGGGCATGGAGGCCGGAGTCGAACTCGTCCGTCACCCGCTCGTCACCGCGGTGGCGTTCACGGGTTCCGAGCGCGGGGGCAGAGCCCTCTTCGAGGTGGCGGCGTCGCGTCAGCAGCCCATCCCGTTCTACGGCGAACTGGGCAGCATCAACCCGGTCGTCATCACCGCCGCCGCGGCGAGCGCCGACGCCGCCTCCCTCGCCGCCGGGCTGGTGGAGGTGGTGACCAGGGACGCCGGGCAGTTCTGCACCAAGCCTGGCCTGGTGTTCGTCCCGGCCGGGCACGGCTTCGCCGCAGCGGTGGCGAGCGAACTCGCGTCGGCTCCCGCGCATCCACTGCTCACCGACGGCATGACGAGCGCGTTCGAGCAGCGGGTGTCCGCGCTCTCCCGGCGCGACGACCTCGCGGTCTCGCGCGGCCCAGGAGACGCGGACGCGCGCCCCGCCGTGGTGACGGCGGACATCGCGGCGTTCCTCGCCGACCCGGATGCGCTGCTCGCCGAGTGCTTCGGCCCCCTGACCGTCGTGGTCGAGTACACCGCCGGCGACGACCTGCTCCCCGCGCTCGGCCACCTGCCCGCCTCGCTGACGGCGACCATCCGCTCGGCGCCGGACGAGGACGTGACCTGGCTCGCCGCGATCCTGTCGCCCCGGTGCGGAAGGCTGGTCTTCGACGGCTGGCCAACCGGTGTCGCGACGGGATGGGCCCAGCACCACGGCGGAGCGTGGCCGGCCACGACGGGCTCGCTGCACAGCTCGGTCGGCGCCAGTTCGCTCCGCCGCTTCCTCACCCCGGTCGCCTACCAGAACGCCCCGGAGAGCGTGCTGCCGGCCGAACTCCACGACGCGAACCCACTGCACCTCCCGCGCCGGGAGAACGGGAGGCTGGTGCCCGCCGCCCGCGGGTAG
- a CDS encoding glycoside hydrolase family 3 N-terminal domain-containing protein — protein sequence MTSTLPATEARPSGFVPYRDPSFTTAERVDDLLSRMTVEEKIGQMLQLDARDDLQDHILRRRAGSILHTSPERILEANRLTAETRLQIPLLVGEDCIHGHSFWPGATIYPTQLGMAASWDADLIERVARATAEEVAATGVHWTFSPVLCIARDLRWGRISETFGEDPYLIGELASAMVRGYQGDGLDDPTAILATAKHFAGYSETQGGRDASEADISRRKLRSWFLPPFERVAREGCRTFMLGYQSTDGVPITVNDWLLSEVLRGEWGYTGTLITDWDNVGRMVWEQKVQPDYAHAAAAAVKAGNDMIMTTPLFYEGALEAVAAGLLAEDDFDDAVARILTIKFDLGLFENPRLPQAELDAVVGSAEHADLNLEIARRSIVLLENDGTLPLASSASSPLRVALVGPLADDAQTQLGDWAGGSGQAGWLDGQPREMITTVLDGLSAIDGWTVEHARGADILTLAPDPLGATFPDGQPRPPLVVPSQPDQRMLDEAVAAAEASDVVVAVVGDRIELVGEGRSTATLELIGGQNALLDAMIATGKPVVVVLLASKPLVLPPSVAQAAAVLWAANPGMLGGQAIAEVIAGQVEPSGRLPISFARHVGQQPTYYNQLRGQHGDRYADLTQAPAWVFGEGRSYTTVEYADLTVARTEVGLQDDIVAEVTVSNTGERPVRETVQLYVRDLVTSVSWADKELKAYRHVDLAPGESARVGIRLPVAECTIVDAAGLRRVEPGAFEVLVGPSSRNSDLLSAGFEVR from the coding sequence ATGACATCGACCCTGCCGGCAACAGAGGCACGGCCCTCCGGTTTCGTCCCGTACCGGGATCCATCGTTCACGACGGCGGAGCGGGTCGACGACCTGCTCAGCCGGATGACGGTGGAGGAGAAGATCGGGCAGATGCTGCAACTGGATGCGCGCGACGACCTGCAGGACCACATCCTGCGCCGCCGCGCCGGCTCCATCCTGCACACCTCGCCGGAACGCATCCTGGAGGCGAACAGGCTGACGGCGGAGACGCGGCTGCAGATCCCGCTCCTGGTCGGGGAGGACTGCATCCACGGCCACTCGTTCTGGCCGGGCGCGACGATCTACCCGACCCAGCTCGGCATGGCAGCGTCGTGGGACGCCGACCTGATCGAGCGCGTGGCCAGGGCCACGGCCGAAGAGGTGGCGGCGACCGGTGTGCACTGGACCTTCTCTCCCGTGCTCTGCATCGCCCGCGACCTGCGCTGGGGGCGGATCAGCGAGACGTTCGGCGAGGACCCGTACCTGATCGGCGAGCTGGCGAGCGCGATGGTCCGCGGCTACCAGGGCGACGGCCTCGACGACCCGACGGCGATCCTCGCGACGGCGAAGCACTTCGCCGGGTACTCCGAGACGCAGGGCGGCCGCGACGCGAGCGAAGCGGACATCTCGCGGCGCAAGCTGCGCAGCTGGTTCCTTCCCCCGTTCGAGCGCGTGGCCCGCGAGGGCTGCCGCACCTTCATGCTCGGCTACCAGAGCACAGACGGCGTGCCGATCACGGTGAACGACTGGCTGCTCAGCGAGGTGCTCCGCGGCGAGTGGGGCTACACCGGAACGCTCATCACCGACTGGGACAACGTCGGCCGCATGGTCTGGGAGCAGAAGGTGCAGCCCGACTACGCGCACGCGGCGGCCGCCGCGGTGAAGGCCGGCAACGACATGATCATGACGACGCCGCTGTTCTACGAGGGCGCCCTCGAAGCCGTGGCGGCGGGGCTGCTCGCCGAGGACGACTTCGACGACGCCGTCGCGCGCATCCTGACCATCAAGTTCGATCTCGGACTCTTCGAGAACCCGCGCCTGCCGCAGGCCGAGCTCGACGCGGTGGTCGGCAGCGCAGAACACGCCGACCTCAACCTCGAGATCGCTCGCCGCTCCATCGTGCTGCTGGAGAACGACGGCACCCTTCCGCTGGCGTCGTCTGCGTCGTCTCCGCTCCGCGTCGCGCTCGTCGGACCGCTCGCCGACGATGCCCAGACGCAGCTCGGCGACTGGGCGGGAGGCTCCGGCCAGGCCGGGTGGCTCGACGGCCAGCCGCGCGAGATGATCACCACCGTGCTCGACGGGCTGAGCGCGATCGACGGCTGGACCGTCGAGCATGCTCGCGGGGCGGACATCCTGACCCTCGCGCCCGACCCGCTCGGCGCGACGTTCCCGGACGGGCAGCCCAGGCCGCCGCTGGTCGTGCCGTCGCAGCCGGACCAGCGGATGCTCGACGAAGCGGTCGCCGCCGCCGAGGCATCCGACGTGGTCGTCGCGGTCGTCGGCGACCGCATCGAACTCGTCGGCGAGGGCCGCTCGACGGCGACCCTCGAGCTGATCGGCGGCCAGAACGCGCTGCTCGACGCCATGATCGCGACGGGGAAGCCGGTGGTCGTGGTGCTCCTCGCCTCCAAGCCGCTCGTGCTTCCTCCGTCGGTCGCGCAGGCCGCGGCCGTGCTGTGGGCGGCCAACCCGGGGATGCTGGGCGGCCAGGCCATCGCCGAGGTCATCGCAGGACAGGTGGAGCCGTCGGGGCGCCTCCCGATCTCCTTCGCCAGGCACGTCGGCCAGCAGCCCACGTACTACAACCAGCTCCGCGGCCAGCACGGCGACCGCTACGCCGACCTCACGCAGGCGCCGGCCTGGGTGTTCGGCGAAGGCCGCTCGTACACGACGGTCGAGTACGCGGACCTCACGGTCGCGCGCACGGAGGTCGGCCTCCAGGACGACATCGTCGCGGAGGTGACGGTGAGCAACACCGGGGAACGCCCCGTCCGCGAGACCGTGCAGCTGTACGTGCGCGACCTCGTCACGAGCGTGAGCTGGGCGGACAAGGAGCTGAAGGCATACCGGCACGTCGACCTCGCGCCGGGCGAGTCCGCGCGGGTGGGCATCCGGCTGCCCGTCGCCGAGTGCACGATCGTGGATGCTGCGGGGCTGCGCCGCGTGGAGCCCGGCGCGTTCGAGGTGCTGGTCGGCCCGTCGTCGCGGAACTCGGACCTGCTGTCCGCGGGGTTCGAGGTGCGCTGA